From one Callithrix jacchus isolate 240 chromosome 2, calJac240_pri, whole genome shotgun sequence genomic stretch:
- the LOC144580207 gene encoding uroplakin-3b-like protein 1, with protein MDRQMDNSQRLGPAMGLSAGQCQLLMSLLLLLTRVQPGTGMERIHYVPQLSKDTLAGRLTQSTFTLEQPLGQFGSHNISDSDTIWLVVALSNATQSFTAPQTNQDIPVPANFSQRGYYFTIRASRALYQRGQASSQLRVLRVGNDTRCQLTKPGCNHPLPGPGPYRVKFLVMNDKGPVAETEWSSDTRLQQAQELRAVGSPQSPGTVVIIAILSVLLALLLTALLAVLIYTCFNSCRSTSLSGPEKTESVRRYTTHHTFSTPAEGSS; from the exons atggacagacagatggacaatAGCCAGAGGCTTGGCCCGGCCATGGGGCTCTCTGCGGGACAGTGCCAACTGCTCATGTCGCTGTTGCTGCTACTGACCCGTGTCCAGCCTGGGACGGGCATGG AGCGCATCCACTACGTGCCCCAGCTCTCAAAGGACACGCTGGCGGGGAGGCTCACCCAGTCCACCTTCACACTGGAGCAGCCTCTGGGCCAGTTCGGCAGCCACAACATCTCGGACTCGGACACCATCTGGCTGGTGGTGGCCCTCAGTAACG CCACCCAGAGCTTCACAGCCCCACAGACAAACCAGGACATCCCTGTTCCTGCCAACTTCTCCCAGAGGGGCTACTATTTCACGATACGGGCCAGCCGGGCACTGTACCAGCGTGGCCAGGCTAGCAGCCAGCTCCGTGTCCTCCGTGTTGGCAATGATACCCGCTGCCAGCTGACAAAACCTGGCTGCAACCATCCCCTGCCCGGCCCGGGCCCCTACAG GGTGAAGTTCCTGGTGATGAATGACAAAGGACCTGTGGCTGAGACCGAGTGGTCCAGCGACACCCGCCTGCAGCAAG CCCAGGAACTCCGGGCTGTCGGCAGCCCCCAGAGCCCGGGCACGGTGGTCATCATCGCCATCCTGTCTGTCCTCCTGGCACTCCTCCTCACGGCCCTCCTGGCTGTGCTCATCTACACCTG CTTCAACAGCTGCAGGAGCACGTCTCTATCAGGCCCAGAGAAGACAGAGAGTGTGAGAAggtacaccacacaccacacgtTCAGCACTCCGGCCGAGGGGTCTTCCTGA